The Sphingobium sp. JS3065 genome includes a region encoding these proteins:
- a CDS encoding IS3 family transposase (programmed frameshift), producing the protein MIKHTEEFKQEAVRIALTSGLPRDRVASDLGIGKSTLGKWVSQYRPSDLVAAPQADLARENERLRLENRVLREEREVPKKGHAVLREPKAVKFAFVHSWRHRWPVELLCRVMLVSERGYRSWRSRPISRRERTDMKVLAHIREQYSLSLGSYGRPRMTMELKEVGLDVGERRVGRLMKINGIKPVRTRKHKVTTDSHHRLGVAANWLDGDFAADAPNRKWAGDITYIWTSEGWLYLAVILDLHSRRVVGWAVSDRMKKDLAIRALDMAVRLRQPTEGCLFHSDRGSQYCSYDYQKKLQAYGLRPSMSGKGNCYDNASVETFFKSLKAELIWRQSWPTRRQAEAAIFQYINGFYNTRRRHSYLGGISPLAFEAKVA; encoded by the exons ATGATCAAACACACAGAAGAGTTCAAGCAGGAGGCGGTGCGGATTGCGCTGACCAGCGGGTTACCCCGCGACCGGGTTGCATCGGATTTGGGGATAGGGAAGTCGACGCTGGGCAAGTGGGTGTCACAGTATCGGCCATCTGACCTGGTGGCAGCGCCGCAGGCAGATTTGGCGCGTGAGAATGAACGCCTTCGCCTTGAGAACCGTGTGCTGCGGGAGGAGAGGGAAGTGC CTAAAAAAGGCCACGCAGTTCTTCGCGAGCCAAAGGCCGTGAAGTTTGCGTTTGTGCATAGCTGGCGTCACCGTTGGCCCGTTGAACTGCTCTGCCGTGTCATGCTTGTCAGTGAGCGCGGCTATCGTTCCTGGCGCTCGCGACCGATCAGTCGGCGGGAGCGGACGGATATGAAAGTGCTGGCACATATCAGGGAACAGTACAGCCTCAGCCTCGGTAGCTATGGTCGTCCGAGGATGACCATGGAACTCAAAGAGGTTGGGCTCGACGTTGGTGAGCGCCGGGTCGGGCGGCTGATGAAGATCAACGGGATCAAGCCGGTCCGCACGCGCAAGCACAAGGTCACGACCGATAGCCACCATCGCCTGGGGGTCGCAGCGAACTGGCTGGACGGCGACTTCGCCGCCGATGCGCCCAACCGTAAGTGGGCGGGCGACATCACCTATATCTGGACCTCAGAAGGCTGGCTCTACCTTGCCGTCATTCTCGACCTGCATAGCCGACGTGTCGTTGGTTGGGCTGTCAGTGACAGGATGAAGAAAGACTTGGCGATCAGGGCGCTGGATATGGCGGTGCGCCTGCGCCAGCCTACCGAGGGCTGCCTTTTCCATTCGGATCGCGGCAGCCAATATTGTTCTTATGACTACCAGAAAAAGCTGCAGGCCTACGGCCTGCGTCCATCGATGAGCGGCAAGGGTAATTGCTACGACAATGCCTCCGTCGAGACATTCTTCAAATCCCTGAAGGCGGAACTCATCTGGCGGCAGAGCTGGCCGACACGGCGTCAGGCAGAAGCCGCCATCTTTCAGTATATCAATGGCTTCTACAACACCCGTCGCCGACATTCATATCTGGGCGGCATCAGCCCGCTCGCGTTCGAAGCCAAGGTGGCATAA
- a CDS encoding DUF4238 domain-containing protein translates to MTSNDPHRHHYVPQFYLSQFACHDDENKVTTLAAYNGGDIVAERKSISRIGYEEKLHDYEFKGEKRSIEGTINDQIETPFTQGSTWRKVTSGRTAELDETDIEPLYGLIHHLQRRNLEALRFIEMEQARIRRHGFSADDTEEERAMHAALAAHPDAVRAFFHEGILQEAPYLDDAAELGMLVYRTGLRLRTSTNPVIAIGLPGEEAGRKRANGDAARAWWLPLTPHCGVVMTLGASFTGHSNAAIPDDSAQGLNRHYLVQLLQALSVRYVLAEDQHIESDLKWAGYRIEVRTNQGFRYRKPRD, encoded by the coding sequence ATGACTTCAAACGACCCCCACCGTCATCATTATGTACCGCAATTCTATCTCAGCCAATTCGCATGCCATGATGATGAGAACAAAGTTACCACGCTGGCAGCCTATAACGGCGGTGACATCGTCGCCGAACGGAAGTCAATTTCCCGGATCGGATATGAAGAGAAGTTGCACGATTATGAGTTCAAAGGGGAAAAGCGGTCGATCGAAGGAACGATCAACGATCAGATCGAAACCCCGTTCACGCAGGGAAGCACATGGCGCAAAGTCACGTCTGGCCGCACGGCGGAGCTAGACGAAACCGACATTGAGCCGCTCTATGGGCTCATCCATCATCTTCAACGCCGCAATCTCGAGGCACTGCGTTTCATCGAGATGGAACAGGCGCGCATTCGACGCCACGGTTTCTCGGCTGACGACACTGAGGAAGAGCGCGCGATGCACGCTGCACTTGCCGCGCATCCCGATGCCGTCCGTGCCTTCTTTCACGAAGGAATTTTGCAGGAAGCACCCTATCTGGATGACGCTGCCGAGCTTGGCATGCTGGTCTATCGGACCGGGCTGCGGCTTCGAACATCGACCAACCCCGTCATTGCCATTGGCTTGCCGGGCGAAGAAGCAGGACGCAAACGGGCTAATGGTGACGCTGCCCGAGCATGGTGGCTGCCGCTGACGCCTCACTGCGGCGTGGTGATGACCCTTGGGGCGTCGTTCACGGGCCATTCGAACGCAGCGATCCCGGACGACAGCGCCCAGGGACTCAACCGCCACTATCTGGTGCAACTTCTCCAAGCCCTGTCGGTGCGCTACGTTCTCGCCGAAGATCAGCACATTGAGAGCGATCTCAAATGGGCGGGTTACCGCATCGAAGTGCGGACAAATCAGGGTTTCAGATACCGCAAGCCGCGCGACTAG
- a CDS encoding efflux RND transporter permease subunit: protein MIARILGLSVRARWAVAFLTFLVVLFGAWQITLLPIDAVPDVTNRQVQINSFVPTLGPVDMEKQVTFPVETALAGIPGLQMTRSLTRNGFSQVTAVFKDSTDIYFARQQVTERVAQAKDSLPAGVQPQLAPLTTGLGEIFMFSVAFEHPDGKGVKVVDGQPGWQSDGAYLTPEGEKLTTVVAKAAYLRTVQDWIIRPQMRTVQGVAGVDSNGGYVKQYVVEPNLTALASYGVSVTDLADALERSNLSAGSNYVRRAGESFLVRADARLRSVADIEEAVIATRAGVPVRVKDVGQVVIGGAVRTGSGSVGGSEAVISTILMLTGENSRIVANRVADKLVEINKTLPPDVVASQAYNRSKLVNATIATVEKNLVEGALLVIVVLFLLLGNIRAALITAAVIPITMLMTAAGMNELGVSGNLMSLGALDFGLIVDGAVIIVENALRRLAERQHKEGRLLTRLERLTETTHAAQEMVRPTVYGQAIIFLVFIPLLTFQGVEGKTFAPMAITLMLALASAFILSITFVPAMVALLVTGKVSETEVRSIRWFKEKYQPALTRAVARPMPFILGGAGVFAAAVLLFGTLGQEFMPQLDEKDITVTNFRIPSASIDQSTAMQLQIENALKTLPEVALVFSKNGNADLGTDPMPPNASDTYVIPKPEEEWPAEVKSKEDILRRIEERMKPLIGNRTEIQQPIQMRFNELIAGVRSDVAVKLYGDDLDAMSEAGGRIAAALRTIPGAADVQAEQTSGAPTFDIKVDRQAAGRYGLSVEEVASTVAAALGGREAGLLFEGDRRFAVVVRLPDAQRDDIDTLGSIPVMLPSNGAGNARSIPLSEVARFTYTEGLNQISRENGKRMVVIQANVRGRDLGGFVAEAQAKIADVKLPAGTFTEWGGQFESLQSASERLAIVVPLCFVLIFALLYMALGGAWPALVVFTAVPMALAGGVFALALRGIPFSITASVGFIALSGVAVLNGLVMMSAIRKRLDDGEGIDGAIIGGAMERVRPVLMTALVASLGFIPMALATGTGAEVQRPLATVVIGGLITSTALTLLVLPAISALMFRILAKRKTAKEPPAEVVRA, encoded by the coding sequence ATGATCGCGCGCATATTAGGGCTCTCGGTCAGAGCGCGATGGGCGGTCGCCTTCCTCACCTTTCTCGTCGTCCTGTTCGGCGCCTGGCAGATCACCCTGCTGCCGATCGACGCGGTCCCGGACGTCACCAACCGCCAGGTCCAGATCAACAGTTTCGTGCCGACCCTCGGACCGGTCGACATGGAGAAGCAGGTCACCTTTCCCGTCGAGACAGCGCTTGCCGGTATTCCCGGCCTGCAGATGACCCGCTCGCTCACGCGTAACGGGTTCAGCCAGGTCACCGCGGTCTTCAAGGACAGCACCGACATCTATTTTGCCCGGCAGCAGGTGACCGAACGGGTCGCTCAGGCCAAGGACAGCCTGCCTGCTGGCGTTCAACCCCAACTCGCGCCGCTCACGACGGGTCTGGGCGAGATCTTCATGTTCAGCGTCGCATTCGAACATCCCGACGGCAAGGGCGTGAAGGTCGTTGACGGTCAGCCGGGCTGGCAGTCCGACGGCGCCTATCTGACGCCCGAAGGCGAGAAACTGACCACGGTGGTTGCCAAGGCCGCTTATCTGCGAACGGTCCAGGATTGGATCATCAGGCCGCAGATGCGCACCGTGCAGGGTGTTGCCGGTGTCGATTCCAACGGCGGCTATGTGAAACAATATGTCGTCGAGCCCAATCTGACCGCGCTTGCATCCTATGGCGTCTCGGTCACTGACCTCGCCGACGCGCTCGAACGGTCGAACCTGTCGGCAGGCTCCAATTATGTCCGCCGTGCCGGTGAATCCTTCCTCGTCCGCGCCGACGCGCGGCTGCGCTCGGTCGCCGACATCGAGGAAGCGGTGATCGCCACGCGTGCCGGCGTCCCGGTGCGCGTGAAGGACGTCGGCCAGGTCGTCATCGGGGGCGCGGTGCGGACCGGATCTGGCAGCGTCGGCGGGTCGGAAGCAGTCATCTCGACGATTTTGATGCTCACTGGCGAGAACAGTCGCATCGTTGCCAATCGCGTCGCCGACAAGCTGGTCGAAATCAACAAGACGTTGCCGCCGGACGTTGTCGCAAGCCAAGCCTATAACCGCTCGAAATTGGTCAATGCGACCATCGCTACGGTCGAGAAGAATCTGGTCGAAGGCGCACTGCTGGTCATCGTCGTGCTGTTCCTGCTGCTCGGCAACATCCGCGCCGCGCTCATCACGGCGGCGGTGATTCCGATCACCATGTTGATGACCGCGGCGGGCATGAATGAGCTGGGTGTCTCGGGCAATCTGATGAGTCTCGGCGCGCTGGATTTCGGCCTGATTGTCGATGGCGCGGTCATCATCGTCGAAAACGCGCTCCGGCGCCTCGCCGAACGGCAGCACAAGGAAGGAAGACTCCTAACCCGACTCGAACGCCTCACCGAAACCACTCACGCCGCGCAGGAGATGGTCCGGCCAACCGTCTATGGCCAGGCCATCATCTTCCTCGTGTTCATACCTTTGCTCACCTTCCAGGGCGTGGAGGGCAAGACGTTCGCACCGATGGCGATCACGCTGATGCTGGCGCTGGCCAGCGCGTTCATCCTGTCGATCACGTTCGTGCCAGCGATGGTCGCGTTGCTGGTCACCGGCAAGGTCAGCGAGACCGAGGTCAGATCGATCCGCTGGTTCAAGGAGAAATATCAACCAGCGCTCACCCGCGCCGTGGCGCGGCCAATGCCGTTCATCCTCGGCGGCGCAGGCGTGTTTGCGGCAGCGGTGCTGCTGTTCGGCACTCTTGGACAGGAGTTCATGCCGCAGCTCGACGAGAAGGACATCACGGTCACCAATTTCCGTATTCCGTCCGCCTCAATCGACCAGTCGACCGCGATGCAGCTCCAGATCGAAAATGCACTCAAGACGTTGCCCGAGGTGGCATTGGTCTTTTCCAAGAACGGCAATGCCGATCTGGGCACCGATCCGATGCCGCCTAATGCGTCCGATACCTATGTCATCCCAAAGCCTGAAGAGGAGTGGCCCGCCGAGGTCAAATCCAAGGAGGATATCCTTCGGCGGATCGAGGAACGGATGAAGCCGCTGATCGGCAACCGCACCGAGATCCAGCAACCGATCCAGATGCGGTTCAACGAGCTGATCGCGGGCGTTCGCTCGGACGTGGCGGTCAAGCTCTATGGCGACGATCTCGATGCCATGAGCGAAGCGGGAGGCCGAATCGCGGCAGCGCTGCGGACCATTCCAGGCGCGGCGGACGTGCAGGCGGAGCAGACATCGGGCGCACCGACCTTCGACATCAAGGTCGATCGCCAGGCGGCGGGCCGTTACGGCCTGTCGGTCGAGGAGGTCGCCAGTACGGTCGCGGCCGCCCTGGGTGGACGCGAAGCGGGCTTGTTGTTCGAAGGCGATCGGCGCTTCGCTGTCGTGGTGCGTCTGCCCGACGCACAGCGCGACGATATCGACACCCTGGGCTCGATCCCGGTCATGCTACCATCCAACGGTGCCGGGAACGCGCGTTCCATCCCGCTCAGCGAAGTCGCGCGTTTCACCTACACCGAGGGGCTCAACCAGATCAGCCGGGAGAACGGTAAGCGGATGGTCGTCATCCAAGCCAATGTGCGAGGCCGCGATCTTGGCGGATTCGTCGCCGAAGCCCAGGCGAAGATCGCCGATGTGAAGCTGCCCGCCGGCACCTTCACCGAATGGGGCGGCCAGTTCGAGAGCCTTCAGTCCGCTTCCGAGCGGTTGGCGATCGTCGTGCCGCTTTGCTTCGTCCTGATTTTCGCGCTGCTCTACATGGCACTGGGCGGTGCCTGGCCGGCGCTGGTCGTGTTTACGGCCGTTCCCATGGCGCTGGCCGGAGGTGTGTTTGCTCTGGCCCTGCGCGGGATACCCTTCTCCATCACCGCGTCGGTCGGGTTCATCGCGCTTTCGGGCGTGGCGGTTCTCAACGGCCTTGTCATGATGAGCGCGATCCGCAAGCGGCTTGATGACGGCGAAGGGATCGACGGCGCGATCATTGGTGGCGCGATGGAACGAGTACGGCCGGTTCTGATGACGGCCTTGGTCGCGAGCCTGGGCTTCATCCCGATGGCGCTTGCCACCGGAACCGGAGCCGAGGTGCAAAGGCCGCTTGCGACCGTTGTGATCGGGGGACTCATCACCTCGACGGCGCTGACGCTGCTGGTTCTTCCGGCGATATCGGCGCTGATGTTCCGAATTTTGGCTAAACGGAAGACTGCCAAAGAACCGCCGGCGGAGGTCGTGCGGGCGTGA
- a CDS encoding efflux RND transporter periplasmic adaptor subunit → MNPDRNKLYAGAAIGLVLAALAGFGVARMTGPSAPTDETEAAASTAPTDTVVITQDGIKTSGIGLAQAASGGVAGIILASATVEATPDAEAVLTARAAGTVTRIFKRIGDPVSEGETIALVESRDASAIAADRSTAAARVTLASRQLARERILLNQGVSPRADYETAEANLAVAQAEARQASAAASAAKVSRDGRSVAVVSSISGRITSAPVNLGAFVQAETELFRVADPRRLQIEASMPAADALRVKAGDRVELTTNNGQKVEGQVRSATGVVDPQTRQATVVVTPSGGGGLIAPGQLVQARIFASGGDAASGVNVPQDAVQTLGDRSVVFVRTRQGFKAQTVRVGTRSGGIVEIASGLPANTVIATTNAFLLKAELGKESAE, encoded by the coding sequence ATGAACCCCGACCGCAACAAGCTTTATGCCGGGGCCGCGATCGGTCTCGTCCTCGCCGCCCTTGCCGGTTTCGGTGTCGCCAGAATGACGGGTCCGTCCGCACCGACAGACGAGACGGAAGCGGCCGCCTCCACCGCTCCAACCGACACGGTCGTGATCACCCAGGACGGTATCAAGACGTCGGGGATTGGCCTTGCACAAGCGGCATCCGGTGGCGTCGCCGGCATCATCCTCGCCAGCGCCACAGTGGAGGCAACGCCTGACGCCGAAGCGGTGCTCACTGCCCGGGCAGCGGGCACCGTTACCCGGATCTTCAAGCGGATCGGTGATCCGGTCAGTGAGGGCGAAACGATCGCCCTTGTCGAGAGCCGCGATGCGTCGGCGATCGCCGCCGATCGCAGTACGGCTGCCGCAAGGGTTACGCTTGCAAGCCGGCAACTCGCGCGCGAGCGAATACTGCTTAATCAAGGGGTGTCGCCCCGGGCAGACTATGAGACCGCCGAAGCCAATCTGGCGGTCGCTCAGGCCGAAGCCCGGCAAGCGAGCGCTGCCGCCAGCGCGGCAAAGGTCTCGCGCGACGGCAGGTCGGTTGCGGTGGTCAGTTCGATCTCCGGCCGTATAACATCCGCACCCGTCAATCTCGGCGCGTTTGTGCAGGCCGAGACCGAGCTGTTCCGTGTCGCCGATCCGCGCCGCCTTCAGATCGAGGCGAGCATGCCGGCAGCGGACGCATTGCGTGTGAAGGCGGGTGACAGGGTCGAGCTGACGACCAACAACGGCCAGAAAGTGGAAGGCCAGGTCCGCTCGGCGACCGGCGTGGTCGATCCGCAGACGCGGCAAGCGACGGTGGTCGTGACGCCAAGCGGAGGCGGCGGCCTGATCGCGCCCGGCCAACTCGTCCAGGCGCGTATCTTCGCCAGCGGCGGCGATGCGGCCTCAGGCGTGAATGTGCCGCAGGATGCGGTCCAGACGCTAGGGGATCGCTCGGTGGTGTTCGTGCGAACCCGCCAGGGGTTCAAGGCGCAGACCGTGCGGGTTGGAACGCGCAGCGGCGGCATAGTCGAGATTGCCTCGGGCCTCCCTGCAAACACGGTGATCGCCACCACCAATGCCTTCCTGCTCAAGGCCGAGCTAGGCAAGGAGTCGGCGGAATGA
- a CDS encoding TolC family protein, with protein sequence MRAFIGRLPRRVVSGMMVATCVAALCAPAQAQVAPPFATLLRQTAEAPRRIESEAEVRRSEGLARQARARPNPTIGILTENVAGSSPYRGVDRAETTLQYSQPLEIGGKRSARIAAGEAGVAASRARDRDAKIRYAYDLARAYAAADVADQRIMLAEGEVEQAQNILRAARVLVDAGKEARLRALQAEAALNAVSADLEGAKADRIAAYARLSALAGVEETFTGLSESLLTVPVAAPAYGPVDPMTSSSFLAAQAEREAAERRLTAEQKRAIPDVTAIVGVRRLDYENATALTAGVSIPLNIFDRNRGNIAASQAEAQAAAARLAMARNDAIAEARAAGAQIAAAQSRVAAAEASQRTAEETYRLARIAYEAGKSPLVELLNARQGLGAARGIVLDAKVASFEARAQLARLQGRTLSGDEIQ encoded by the coding sequence ATGAGAGCCTTTATAGGCCGGCTGCCGCGTCGCGTGGTGTCCGGCATGATGGTCGCGACCTGCGTCGCGGCGCTGTGCGCACCCGCACAGGCGCAAGTGGCGCCGCCATTCGCTACACTGCTACGCCAGACCGCCGAGGCGCCCCGGCGTATCGAAAGCGAAGCTGAGGTCCGCCGGTCCGAAGGTCTTGCACGCCAGGCGCGCGCCCGACCCAATCCGACGATCGGCATTCTCACCGAGAATGTCGCGGGATCGTCTCCCTATCGCGGGGTCGATCGCGCCGAGACGACGCTGCAATATAGCCAGCCGCTTGAAATCGGCGGCAAGCGTTCGGCGAGGATCGCAGCCGGAGAGGCCGGCGTCGCCGCGTCCCGCGCCCGCGATCGTGATGCGAAGATCCGCTACGCTTATGATCTTGCACGCGCTTATGCAGCGGCGGACGTCGCAGACCAGCGGATAATGCTGGCCGAAGGCGAGGTCGAGCAAGCGCAGAACATCTTGCGCGCCGCTCGCGTGCTGGTCGATGCCGGCAAGGAAGCGCGGCTGCGCGCCCTGCAAGCAGAGGCCGCGCTGAACGCCGTCAGCGCCGATCTTGAGGGGGCGAAAGCGGATCGCATTGCGGCCTATGCCCGCCTCTCCGCACTCGCCGGCGTCGAGGAGACCTTCACCGGCTTGTCGGAATCGCTCCTGACCGTGCCGGTCGCGGCACCGGCTTATGGCCCCGTCGATCCGATGACGAGTTCGTCCTTTCTTGCCGCGCAGGCAGAGCGGGAGGCTGCCGAGCGCCGCCTGACCGCCGAACAGAAGCGGGCAATCCCCGATGTGACGGCAATCGTCGGCGTGCGGCGCCTCGATTATGAAAATGCGACCGCACTGACGGCGGGCGTCTCGATCCCGCTCAACATCTTCGATCGCAATCGTGGCAATATCGCCGCTTCGCAAGCAGAGGCACAGGCCGCCGCCGCAAGATTGGCCATGGCGCGTAACGATGCGATTGCCGAAGCCCGCGCGGCCGGGGCGCAGATTGCGGCCGCGCAGTCGCGGGTTGCCGCTGCGGAGGCATCGCAACGCACCGCGGAAGAAACCTATCGTCTCGCCCGCATCGCCTATGAGGCTGGCAAATCCCCGCTCGTCGAATTGTTGAACGCCCGCCAAGGCCTTGGCGCGGCACGCGGGATCGTCCTCGACGCCAAAGTAGCCAGTTTCGAGGCGCGCGCGCAGCTCGCCCGCCTTCAGGGCCGCACCCTTTCCGGAGATGAGATCCAATGA
- a CDS encoding MFS transporter: MLSVLANRTYRHLFMAQVIALIGTGLATVALGLLAYDIAGGSAGAVLGTALAIKMVAYIGVAPVVGAFADRLPRRAFLVSMDLVRMAVAICLPFVSQVWQVYLLIFVLQSASAAFTPTFQATIPDILPEERDYTRALSLSRLAYDMESLTSPILAAGLLTVINFHWLFSGTAIGFLCSALLVVTTVLPRAAKSEPRSGGIYAKTTRGTRIYLKTPRLLGLLALTLASAAASSMVIVNTVVIVRGNLGLTQRDVAFTLAAFGAGSILAALTLPRILDRVADRTIMIGAAAAMTIGLALLAVLTASFGAAPGYWRMVLIGWFILGIAYSMSVTPSGRLLRRSANADDRPALFAAQFALSHCAWLICYPLVGLLGASIGQTAAFAAMAVIAAVGTLAASWLWPSADPVTVNHDHADLAPDHPHLRGDHGTAREHAFVIDDLHQRWPRQ, encoded by the coding sequence GTGCTCTCCGTCTTGGCAAACCGCACCTATCGCCATCTGTTCATGGCTCAGGTCATCGCGCTCATCGGCACGGGGCTCGCGACGGTTGCGCTCGGCCTGCTTGCCTATGACATCGCGGGCGGCAGCGCAGGCGCGGTGCTCGGGACGGCGCTCGCGATCAAGATGGTGGCCTATATCGGCGTCGCGCCGGTGGTGGGCGCCTTCGCCGACCGCCTGCCGCGTCGCGCATTTCTCGTCAGTATGGATCTCGTGCGGATGGCCGTGGCGATCTGCCTGCCGTTCGTGAGCCAGGTCTGGCAGGTCTATCTCCTGATCTTCGTGCTGCAATCCGCCTCAGCCGCGTTCACGCCGACCTTCCAGGCAACCATCCCCGATATCCTGCCAGAGGAGCGCGACTATACCCGCGCGCTGTCGCTGTCGCGGCTCGCCTATGACATGGAAAGCCTGACCAGCCCGATCCTGGCTGCCGGGCTGCTGACCGTCATCAACTTCCACTGGCTATTTTCGGGAACGGCGATCGGGTTTCTGTGCTCGGCGCTGCTCGTCGTGACGACGGTCCTGCCGCGCGCGGCGAAATCAGAACCAAGAAGTGGGGGCATCTACGCCAAGACCACGCGGGGTACGCGCATCTATCTGAAGACGCCGCGCCTGCTGGGGTTGCTGGCGCTGACCCTTGCTTCAGCTGCGGCCAGTTCGATGGTCATCGTCAACACGGTGGTCATCGTGCGCGGCAATCTCGGCCTCACGCAGCGTGATGTTGCCTTCACGCTTGCCGCTTTTGGCGCAGGCTCGATCCTTGCCGCGCTGACCCTGCCACGCATCCTCGATCGGGTCGCCGATCGTACGATCATGATTGGTGCTGCGGCAGCAATGACGATCGGTCTCGCCCTTCTGGCAGTGCTCACGGCAAGCTTTGGGGCAGCGCCCGGTTATTGGCGCATGGTCCTGATCGGCTGGTTCATACTCGGTATCGCCTATTCGATGAGCGTGACGCCATCGGGCCGATTGCTTCGACGGTCGGCTAATGCCGACGACCGTCCGGCCTTGTTCGCTGCTCAATTCGCGCTCAGCCACTGCGCCTGGCTGATCTGCTATCCCCTGGTGGGTCTGTTGGGCGCCAGCATCGGGCAGACAGCGGCCTTTGCGGCAATGGCGGTGATCGCGGCCGTCGGAACCCTGGCCGCATCGTGGCTTTGGCCCAGCGCAGATCCCGTTACGGTGAACCATGATCATGCGGATCTCGCGCCCGATCATCCCCATCTGCGCGGCGATCACGGCACGGCGCGGGAGCATGCGTTCGTCATCGACGATCTCCATCAGCGCTGGCCACGCCAATGA
- a CDS encoding metal-sensing transcriptional repressor, whose translation MTDHRHASHTAIVKRLNRAGGHLRSIVEMIEAGRPCVDIAQQLHAVEKAVANAKKALINDHIDHCLSHAEADKNVGSAVEQFRTISKYL comes from the coding sequence ATGACCGATCACAGGCACGCCAGCCACACAGCGATTGTGAAACGGCTCAACCGGGCCGGGGGACATTTACGCAGCATCGTCGAGATGATCGAAGCGGGTCGGCCTTGCGTGGATATCGCCCAGCAGCTTCATGCGGTCGAAAAGGCAGTGGCGAACGCGAAAAAGGCGCTGATCAACGATCATATCGATCACTGCCTGTCCCACGCAGAGGCAGACAAGAACGTAGGCTCGGCCGTCGAGCAGTTTCGGACGATCTCCAAATATCTATGA
- a CDS encoding sigma factor-like helix-turn-helix DNA-binding protein, with product MTENSVAPTRAYCIAVDFLSGDQCFASGQYDIEAEDVAEAVRLALIQAEDSIYHDPRVPDLGLHAHVVPITDGDDPDPQSPCPAAAQKPVCPYCGSDGVARDATARWDTDEQCWSISGLFDNETCDDCGAEGDDFANWVAITPKPPADRGLSVGARALPDTGPIEPETTSDQVPAEILSVQAIDAAAYRLAIASLPLDRRAIFELHQLDGLPYTEIADRTGTSVADIEREIAAALTHLTMCFQRDPDRPA from the coding sequence ATGACCGAGAATTCGGTGGCGCCGACGCGCGCCTATTGCATTGCCGTCGATTTCCTGAGCGGCGACCAATGCTTCGCCAGCGGACAATATGATATCGAGGCTGAGGATGTCGCCGAGGCCGTCCGCCTTGCCCTCATCCAAGCAGAGGACAGTATCTACCACGACCCGCGTGTTCCCGATCTGGGCCTTCACGCCCATGTCGTGCCGATCACGGACGGGGATGATCCCGATCCTCAATCGCCTTGTCCCGCGGCCGCGCAGAAGCCAGTCTGTCCGTACTGCGGAAGCGATGGGGTCGCCCGCGACGCCACCGCCAGATGGGATACGGACGAACAATGCTGGTCGATTTCGGGGCTCTTCGACAATGAGACCTGCGACGATTGCGGCGCAGAAGGCGATGACTTCGCCAATTGGGTCGCCATTACCCCTAAGCCGCCCGCCGACCGCGGCTTGTCTGTTGGCGCTCGAGCTCTTCCAGATACCGGGCCGATAGAGCCGGAAACCACGTCTGATCAGGTGCCTGCCGAGATCTTGTCCGTTCAGGCGATTGACGCGGCCGCCTATCGACTGGCGATTGCCTCACTGCCGCTCGACCGCCGCGCGATCTTCGAGCTGCACCAGCTTGACGGCCTGCCCTATACCGAAATCGCCGACCGCACCGGCACCTCCGTCGCAGACATCGAGCGAGAGATCGCAGCGGCGCTGACCCACCTGACGATGTGCTTCCAGCGCGATCCCGATCGCCCGGCGTGA